One window of Marinomonas primoryensis genomic DNA carries:
- the minE gene encoding cell division topological specificity factor MinE codes for MGIFDYFKSKNAPSSASVAKDRLQIIVAHERSKRHQPDYLPQMQQEIIDVIRKYVNIGNEDVQIQLDNTDDCSVLELNVTLPEQS; via the coding sequence GTGGGGATTTTCGATTATTTTAAAAGTAAAAACGCACCTAGCTCAGCTTCTGTCGCTAAGGATCGTTTGCAAATTATTGTGGCGCATGAGCGTAGCAAGCGCCATCAGCCAGATTATCTGCCGCAGATGCAACAAGAAATCATCGACGTTATTCGTAAGTATGTCAATATCGGCAATGAAGATGTGCAGATACAGCTGGACAACACAGATGACTGCTCAGTACTCGAGTTAAATGTGACGTTACCAGAACAGAGTTAG